From Rhodococcus antarcticus, the proteins below share one genomic window:
- a CDS encoding cytochrome b, whose translation MVDERLGIRALEYPVPEHANKLAWSLGGVTAAALVILIATGIVLVQFYNPVPEAANQSVRYLVTQVWGGRFVRGVHFWAAQAMYVTAALHMLRVFLTGSYKRPREANWLVGVAMFGLVTLAIFTGTVLKWDQESFEALGHNLEVGKLLGGVGFWFSPTFAGNVPILIRLYAAHVVFIPGLILVLVALHMLLVKKHKISPHPALPSEGRGDQAPAAEPTEPFTHHLRRISSFGLALFGLIGILAVVFPPGLGARPVQGIEVTTPPLNFWWLYSLENFFGLPAIIYGELIFFGLLVVIPFVDRSGERYWRRRPVAMTLLTVFLVVIITLTILLKFLATKDHLGMGG comes from the coding sequence GTGGTCGATGAGCGCCTCGGTATCAGGGCGTTGGAGTACCCGGTGCCCGAGCACGCCAACAAGCTGGCCTGGAGCCTGGGTGGGGTGACCGCGGCGGCACTGGTCATCTTGATCGCCACGGGAATCGTCCTGGTGCAGTTCTACAACCCGGTCCCCGAGGCCGCGAACCAGTCGGTGCGCTACCTGGTGACGCAGGTGTGGGGTGGTCGCTTCGTGCGGGGGGTCCACTTCTGGGCTGCGCAGGCCATGTACGTGACCGCGGCGCTGCACATGCTGCGGGTGTTCCTCACCGGGTCCTACAAGCGGCCCCGCGAAGCCAACTGGCTCGTGGGTGTGGCCATGTTCGGGCTGGTGACCCTGGCGATCTTCACCGGCACCGTGCTCAAGTGGGACCAGGAGTCGTTCGAGGCGCTGGGGCACAACCTGGAGGTCGGCAAGCTGCTCGGCGGGGTCGGGTTCTGGTTCTCCCCGACCTTCGCCGGAAACGTGCCCATCCTGATCCGGCTCTACGCCGCCCACGTCGTGTTCATCCCCGGGCTGATCCTCGTCCTGGTCGCGCTGCACATGTTGCTGGTCAAGAAGCACAAGATCTCCCCGCATCCGGCCCTGCCCAGCGAGGGCCGTGGGGATCAAGCCCCCGCCGCCGAGCCCACCGAACCGTTCACCCACCACCTGCGCCGCATCAGCTCCTTCGGCCTGGCCCTGTTCGGCCTCATCGGGATCCTGGCCGTGGTGTTCCCACCCGGTCTCGGAGCCCGCCCGGTGCAGGGCATCGAGGTCACCACACCCCCCCTCAACTTCTGGTGGCTCTACAGCCTGGAGAACTTCTTCGGGCTGCCCGCCATCATCTACGGCGAGCTCATCTTCTTCGGCCTGCTGGTCGTCATCCCCTTCGTCGACCGCAGCGGCGAGCGCTACTGGCGGCGGCGCCCGGTCGCCATGACACTGCTGACCGTGTTCCTGGTCGTGATCATCACCCTGACCATCCTGCTGAAGTTCCTCGCCACCAAGGACCACCTCGGGATGGGCGGATGA
- a CDS encoding heavy-metal-associated domain-containing protein: MTTSNVDVGGILSALSARGVEKQLRRLPGIEKVDVNYVSGSATVTYDERVVGLREISAKVRTCGYHCSGEQLPKHMCAAAPDR, from the coding sequence ATGACCACAAGCAACGTCGACGTAGGCGGGATCCTGTCCGCGCTGAGCGCCCGCGGCGTCGAGAAACAGCTCAGGAGGTTGCCGGGTATCGAGAAGGTCGACGTCAACTACGTCAGCGGCAGCGCGACCGTGACCTATGACGAGCGGGTGGTGGGCCTCCGGGAGATAAGCGCGAAGGTACGGACGTGCGGCTATCACTGCAGCGGTGAGCAGCTGCCGAAGCACATGTGTGCGGCAGCACCCGATCGATGA
- a CDS encoding heavy metal translocating P-type ATPase codes for MKTSVIDVPEMLAVLSLSEVESRIRLVPGVESVKVSAATGSATVRYDETRLEVGDITSAINHRQDKPRAAAGEGDGPSDPPERTAPAVDPVEAAPNSHRKTGAAPSPHAAEAHTGHPAPPGKPAKSAEMAEEMGHGDGMDLPTMVRNMRNRFWIALVFTVPILVYAPIGLFTSPRPPFGLDLNLWLFFFATAAVVYPSWPFFIAAWRAVRNGVLNMAVLVVLSVGIGYLYSVGATFFFDSEQFYEAVALLLIFILLGHWLEMRARSGASTAITALMDLAPPKANVLRDGEEVEVSTADVVAGDVVVIRPGNKIPVDGTVEDGESLVDESMLTGESMPVQKGPGATVIGATINISGSFRYKATKVGADTALAQIVKLVKEAQNSKAPSQLLADRAAQWLVIAAIAIGLATFTFWFWWTGEPLLFAVSLTITVFVIACPDALGLATPMAVMIGTGMGAANGILFKNASALEDSTRLDAIVFDKTGTLTLGKPQVVEMVTAEGITDDVLLLAAAAVEQGSAHPLAQAILSRASDLSVVAPTGFKSINGMGAQAETVDGTVFLGNRLLMDTQKLELGALEAEATRMQDEGLTVVHVAQDDRVIGLIAIADKARPTAKAAVAKLRERGIEVIMLTGDNAGTAQRIAADLGIDTVLADVLPGQKADKVKELQATGKKVGMVGDGVNDAPALTQADVGFAIGAGTDVAVESADVVLMKSDPYDIVASIELSKVTLRKMHQNLAWAVGYNVLAFPVAAGVLFPFVISPAVAALSMSGSTLIVAANALLMKRTKLSITHGPDESATAAAAPPAETESADRAVVA; via the coding sequence ATGAAGACGAGCGTTATCGACGTCCCCGAGATGTTGGCCGTGTTGAGCTTGAGCGAAGTGGAGTCGCGGATACGCCTGGTTCCGGGGGTCGAGAGCGTGAAGGTCAGCGCTGCTACCGGTAGCGCCACCGTCCGCTACGACGAGACCCGGCTCGAGGTCGGCGACATCACCTCAGCCATCAACCACCGTCAGGACAAGCCTCGAGCGGCCGCGGGAGAGGGCGATGGACCCAGCGACCCACCCGAACGCACGGCTCCTGCGGTGGACCCGGTGGAGGCGGCGCCCAATTCCCATCGCAAGACTGGTGCTGCGCCATCGCCGCACGCAGCCGAAGCCCACACGGGGCACCCGGCGCCGCCCGGAAAGCCTGCCAAATCAGCCGAGATGGCGGAGGAGATGGGTCACGGCGACGGCATGGACCTGCCGACCATGGTCCGCAACATGCGCAACCGCTTCTGGATCGCGCTCGTGTTCACCGTGCCGATCCTGGTCTACGCCCCGATTGGCCTCTTCACCTCGCCCAGACCGCCGTTCGGTCTCGATCTGAACCTGTGGCTGTTCTTCTTCGCAACCGCTGCCGTCGTCTACCCGAGCTGGCCGTTCTTCATCGCCGCCTGGCGCGCGGTCAGGAACGGTGTGCTCAACATGGCGGTGCTGGTCGTGCTGTCGGTGGGTATCGGATACCTCTACAGCGTCGGGGCCACCTTCTTCTTCGACAGCGAGCAGTTCTACGAGGCCGTTGCCCTCCTGTTGATCTTCATCCTCCTCGGCCACTGGCTCGAGATGCGCGCCCGCTCCGGGGCCTCGACCGCAATCACGGCGCTGATGGACCTCGCTCCGCCGAAGGCCAATGTCCTTCGCGACGGTGAAGAAGTCGAGGTGTCGACGGCCGACGTGGTGGCAGGGGACGTCGTGGTGATTCGACCGGGCAACAAGATTCCGGTCGACGGCACCGTCGAGGACGGCGAGTCGCTGGTCGACGAGTCCATGCTGACCGGCGAGTCCATGCCGGTCCAGAAGGGCCCCGGGGCCACGGTGATCGGCGCGACGATCAACATCAGCGGCAGCTTCCGCTACAAGGCGACGAAAGTGGGTGCCGATACCGCACTGGCGCAGATCGTGAAGCTCGTCAAGGAGGCGCAGAACTCCAAGGCGCCGTCGCAGCTGCTCGCGGACAGGGCCGCCCAGTGGCTCGTGATCGCAGCGATCGCCATCGGTCTGGCGACCTTCACGTTCTGGTTCTGGTGGACCGGAGAACCGCTGCTGTTCGCTGTGTCGCTGACCATCACGGTGTTCGTCATAGCCTGCCCCGATGCCTTGGGGCTCGCCACGCCGATGGCGGTGATGATAGGCACCGGGATGGGTGCCGCCAACGGCATCCTCTTCAAGAATGCCTCGGCGCTGGAGGACTCCACCCGACTCGACGCCATCGTCTTCGACAAGACAGGAACCCTCACCCTCGGCAAGCCTCAGGTCGTGGAGATGGTGACCGCGGAAGGCATCACGGACGACGTGCTGCTGCTTGCCGCCGCCGCGGTCGAACAGGGGTCGGCCCACCCGCTTGCGCAGGCGATCCTCTCCCGTGCCTCGGACCTCTCCGTCGTCGCGCCGACCGGGTTCAAGAGCATCAACGGCATGGGCGCGCAGGCGGAGACCGTCGACGGCACGGTGTTCCTCGGAAATCGACTGCTGATGGACACGCAGAAGCTCGAGCTGGGTGCCCTCGAGGCCGAGGCCACGAGGATGCAGGACGAGGGTCTCACCGTGGTCCACGTGGCCCAGGACGATCGGGTCATCGGCCTCATCGCCATCGCCGACAAGGCGAGGCCAACCGCCAAGGCCGCCGTGGCCAAGCTGCGTGAGCGTGGTATCGAGGTGATCATGCTGACCGGCGACAACGCTGGTACCGCCCAGCGGATCGCTGCGGATCTCGGCATCGACACCGTTCTGGCGGACGTTCTGCCGGGCCAGAAGGCAGACAAGGTGAAGGAGCTCCAGGCCACCGGCAAGAAGGTCGGGATGGTGGGCGACGGTGTCAATGATGCGCCCGCGCTCACGCAGGCAGACGTCGGCTTCGCCATCGGCGCCGGCACGGACGTGGCGGTCGAGAGCGCCGATGTGGTGCTGATGAAGAGCGATCCGTACGACATCGTTGCCTCGATCGAGCTGTCGAAGGTGACCCTGCGCAAGATGCATCAGAATCTTGCCTGGGCGGTGGGCTACAACGTGCTCGCGTTTCCGGTTGCCGCAGGTGTCCTCTTCCCGTTCGTGATCAGCCCTGCGGTGGCCGCGCTGTCCATGTCGGGCAGCACGCTGATCGTCGCTGCCAACGCACTGTTGATGAAGCGCACCAAGCTCTCGATCACGCATGGTCCCGACGAGTCGGCCACGGCGGCAGCGGCTCCACCTGCGGAGACCGAGTCGGCCGACAGGGCGGTCGTCGCCTGA
- a CDS encoding DMT family transporter, whose amino-acid sequence MTASLARADAPALTGRPAPLRMLWITAALGACFLLIQWGLRDAPLLWFAALRALLGGAALAAVALWQRRPLPPAGGAWVKIVVLGVVNVSLAFAAMFAGVAGLATGVAAVLANAQPLLILLPGWWLFRERITARTGMALLVGSGGLLMVALPGGGGSGALLSLLAAVAVTTGTLIVRTLGGLDVVVTSAAHLLVGGLVLAGAALAVEGPPDISWTPRFVLVLSFLGLVATAATTLAWFVEAQRSALSSLTMWMFLIPVFGLLLGMVVLGERPGPWTGVGIALVLVAMLLALTQQPVPGAGPPGVLCAACRPDATTTEDAH is encoded by the coding sequence ATGACAGCCTCACTGGCGCGCGCAGATGCGCCGGCGCTGACCGGTCGTCCGGCACCGCTGCGGATGCTGTGGATCACCGCCGCCCTGGGTGCCTGCTTCCTCCTCATCCAGTGGGGGCTGCGGGACGCTCCACTGTTGTGGTTCGCCGCGTTGCGGGCGCTGCTCGGTGGTGCCGCTCTGGCCGCCGTCGCCCTCTGGCAGCGGCGACCGTTGCCACCCGCCGGTGGTGCGTGGGTCAAGATCGTCGTCCTCGGGGTGGTCAACGTCAGCCTCGCGTTCGCGGCCATGTTCGCCGGCGTCGCCGGGTTGGCCACCGGTGTTGCCGCCGTGCTGGCCAACGCCCAGCCGTTGCTCATCCTGCTGCCCGGGTGGTGGCTCTTCCGGGAACGGATCACGGCACGGACGGGGATGGCGCTGCTGGTCGGGTCCGGCGGGCTCCTGATGGTCGCGCTACCCGGTGGAGGCGGTTCCGGGGCGCTGCTGTCGCTGCTCGCGGCCGTGGCAGTGACCACGGGCACGTTGATCGTACGCACCCTGGGTGGCCTCGATGTCGTGGTGACCAGCGCGGCTCACCTCCTCGTCGGTGGGCTGGTGCTCGCCGGGGCCGCCCTCGCCGTGGAAGGTCCTCCCGACATCTCGTGGACCCCCCGGTTCGTCCTCGTGCTCTCGTTCCTCGGACTGGTGGCCACCGCAGCAACCACGCTGGCCTGGTTCGTGGAGGCACAACGGTCGGCGTTGTCCTCGCTGACGATGTGGATGTTCTTGATTCCCGTGTTCGGCCTGCTGCTCGGCATGGTGGTGCTCGGTGAACGACCAGGTCCATGGACGGGCGTCGGCATCGCTCTGGTGCTGGTCGCCATGCTGCTGGCGCTCACCCAGCAACCCGTTCCCGGTGCCGGGCCTCCGGGTGTGCTGTGCGCAGCGTGCCGGCCCGACGCCACGACGACCGAGGACGCGCACTGA
- a CDS encoding glycoside hydrolase family 15 protein, translating into MATADKVDVEAMFPPHVLRQYALLADGERGALVGPQGDIAWMCAPRWSSEAVFSSLIGGSGTFAVTPQDVHHTWGGSYEQGGLIWRSRWITDDGIIECREALAFPGDPDRVVLLRRITAVRGDAQVRVVLQPRPGFGRHGPGKLHQDAGVWSGHSGNLHWRCAGVEAAHPRTSTHPHGELLVLELTVPAGTHHDLVFEASAQSLPEELVDPDTAWSATEAAWSRSVPELGSSLAPRDARHSYAVLRGLTSAGGGMVAAATMSLPERAGRGGNYDYRYAWIRDQSYAGMAAASAGAPELLDAAVGFVSARLLEDGPQLKPAYTVTGGAVPDEQTLDLRGYPGGSDKTGNWVNQQFQLDAFGEALQLMAAAARVDRLDADGHRAVHTAVQAIAARHNDPEAGIWELDNRRWTQSRLACVAGLRAVAAMPSAGADLAECATLADIILADTARTSLHPDGYWQRAPDDPGLDASLLLPPVRGALPADDPRSRATLRAVQDTLCDDHYVYRFRHDQRDLGDAEGAFLLCGFMMALAEHHQGNDLSAMRFFERNRAACGPPGLFSEEYDISQRQLRGNLPQAFVHALVLETATRLAEAPSSSSMRP; encoded by the coding sequence ATGGCGACGGCGGACAAGGTCGACGTCGAGGCGATGTTCCCCCCGCACGTCCTGCGGCAGTACGCGCTGCTCGCCGACGGTGAGCGGGGTGCCCTCGTCGGACCGCAGGGCGACATCGCCTGGATGTGCGCTCCCCGGTGGAGCTCCGAGGCAGTGTTCTCCTCCCTGATCGGTGGCAGTGGCACCTTCGCCGTCACCCCCCAGGACGTGCACCACACCTGGGGTGGCTCCTACGAGCAGGGTGGCCTCATCTGGCGGTCCCGGTGGATCACCGACGACGGCATCATCGAGTGCCGCGAGGCCCTCGCCTTCCCCGGTGACCCCGACAGGGTGGTGCTGCTGCGTCGCATCACGGCCGTGCGGGGTGACGCCCAGGTGCGGGTGGTGCTGCAACCGCGCCCCGGGTTCGGGCGGCACGGCCCAGGGAAGCTGCACCAGGACGCCGGGGTGTGGAGCGGGCACAGCGGCAACCTGCACTGGCGCTGCGCCGGGGTCGAGGCCGCCCACCCGCGGACCAGCACCCACCCCCACGGGGAGCTGCTGGTGCTGGAGCTGACCGTGCCGGCGGGCACGCACCACGACCTGGTGTTCGAAGCCTCCGCGCAGTCGCTCCCGGAGGAGCTGGTCGATCCCGACACGGCGTGGTCGGCGACCGAGGCGGCGTGGTCGCGCAGCGTCCCCGAGCTGGGGTCCTCCCTCGCCCCGCGCGACGCGCGCCACTCCTACGCGGTGCTGCGCGGCTTGACCAGCGCGGGTGGTGGCATGGTCGCCGCCGCCACCATGAGCCTGCCCGAACGAGCCGGGCGGGGCGGCAACTACGACTACCGCTACGCCTGGATCCGTGACCAGTCCTACGCGGGGATGGCCGCCGCCAGCGCAGGCGCACCCGAGCTGCTCGACGCGGCGGTCGGGTTCGTCTCGGCGCGCCTGCTGGAGGATGGACCGCAGCTGAAGCCCGCCTACACCGTCACCGGTGGCGCTGTTCCCGACGAGCAGACCCTCGACCTCCGCGGCTACCCCGGAGGCAGCGACAAGACCGGCAACTGGGTCAACCAGCAGTTCCAGCTGGACGCGTTCGGGGAGGCCCTGCAGCTGATGGCGGCCGCGGCCCGCGTCGACCGGCTCGATGCCGACGGGCACCGGGCGGTGCACACCGCTGTGCAGGCCATCGCCGCCCGGCACAACGATCCCGAGGCCGGGATCTGGGAGCTCGACAACCGGAGGTGGACCCAGTCGCGGCTGGCGTGCGTGGCCGGGTTGCGCGCCGTCGCGGCCATGCCGTCGGCCGGGGCCGACCTCGCCGAGTGCGCCACCCTGGCCGACATCATCCTGGCCGACACCGCGCGGACCAGCCTGCATCCCGACGGGTACTGGCAACGAGCCCCCGACGACCCGGGGCTGGACGCGTCGCTGCTGCTGCCGCCGGTGCGCGGCGCCCTGCCCGCCGACGATCCCCGCAGCCGGGCCACCCTGCGCGCAGTCCAGGACACCCTGTGCGACGACCACTACGTGTACCGGTTCCGCCACGACCAGCGCGATCTCGGCGACGCCGAGGGCGCGTTCCTGCTGTGCGGGTTCATGATGGCCCTGGCCGAGCACCACCAGGGCAACGACCTGAGCGCCATGCGGTTCTTCGAGCGCAACCGGGCCGCGTGCGGACCGCCCGGACTGTTCTCCGAGGAGTACGACATCAGCCAGCGCCAGCTCCGCGGGAACCTGCCCCAGGCCTTCGTGCACGCCCTGGTGCTGGAGACCGCCACCCGGCTCGCGGAAGCACCGTCCAGCAGCTCGATGCGCCCGTGA
- a CDS encoding GMC family oxidoreductase produces the protein MSNDVRDRNDSAWLLPNDGTRTNHQLRTDMRRFADTDEIDLVIVGCGAGGSVMAQRLARAGWTVAALDAGPFWDPDSDWVSDEAGSHHLYWTEPRVISGSDPVPLGSNNSGRGVGGSMVHYAGYVPRFHPSDFRTRSQDGVGVDWPIEYSDLRRYYADIEGELPVAGQDWPWGDPHTYPHRPHPVGGNGQMFLRGAEKLGITAKVGPVAITNGRFGNRAHCIYRGFCLQGCKVNAKASPLITHIPDALAHGAEVRADSMVTRIGIDENSGRATGVHYVRGGVEHFQRARMVAVAGYSIETPRLLLNSATNRFPDGLCNEHDQVGRYLMVQGAPQTAGRFDEEIRMYKAPPPEVSTEAFYETDPSKGYKRGFSIQTVSPLPITWAEHVSAQGHWGADLREYMSDYVHWSTLGALCEFLPQAENRVTLAEQTDRHGLPVAEFSYTQCDNDKALMRAAQSVMEDLLHAAGASEVMTIDRAAHLVGGARMANDEHHGVVDASCRSFAVDNLYITDGSVLPTQGSANPALTIMAVAARAADLLSNRRSES, from the coding sequence CAACCACCAGCTGCGCACCGACATGCGCCGCTTCGCCGACACCGACGAGATCGACCTGGTCATCGTGGGCTGCGGAGCCGGCGGGTCGGTGATGGCCCAACGCCTGGCCCGGGCCGGGTGGACCGTCGCCGCCCTCGACGCCGGTCCGTTCTGGGACCCCGACTCCGACTGGGTCTCCGACGAGGCCGGCTCGCACCACCTGTACTGGACCGAGCCCCGCGTCATCAGCGGCTCCGACCCGGTTCCGCTGGGCTCCAACAACTCCGGGCGTGGAGTGGGTGGCTCGATGGTGCACTACGCCGGCTACGTCCCGCGCTTCCACCCCAGCGACTTCCGCACCCGCAGCCAGGACGGGGTCGGTGTGGACTGGCCGATCGAGTACTCCGACCTGCGCCGCTACTACGCCGACATCGAGGGGGAGCTGCCGGTGGCCGGGCAGGACTGGCCGTGGGGAGACCCGCACACCTACCCGCACCGCCCGCACCCCGTCGGCGGCAACGGCCAGATGTTCCTCCGCGGCGCGGAGAAGCTGGGCATCACCGCGAAGGTCGGCCCGGTGGCGATCACCAACGGCCGCTTCGGCAACCGCGCGCACTGCATCTACCGCGGCTTCTGCCTGCAGGGGTGCAAGGTGAACGCCAAGGCGTCGCCGCTGATCACCCACATTCCCGACGCGCTCGCCCACGGGGCCGAGGTGCGGGCCGACAGCATGGTCACCCGCATCGGCATCGACGAGAACAGCGGGCGCGCCACCGGGGTGCACTACGTGCGTGGCGGTGTCGAGCACTTCCAACGGGCCCGCATGGTGGCGGTGGCCGGCTACTCCATCGAGACCCCGCGCCTGCTGCTGAACTCCGCGACGAACCGCTTCCCGGACGGGCTGTGCAACGAGCACGACCAGGTCGGGCGCTACCTGATGGTGCAGGGAGCACCCCAGACCGCCGGACGCTTCGACGAGGAGATCCGCATGTACAAGGCCCCGCCGCCGGAGGTGAGCACCGAGGCGTTCTACGAGACCGACCCCAGCAAGGGCTACAAGCGCGGCTTCTCCATCCAGACCGTCTCCCCGCTGCCGATCACCTGGGCCGAGCACGTCTCCGCGCAGGGTCACTGGGGCGCCGACCTGCGCGAGTACATGAGCGACTACGTGCACTGGTCGACCCTCGGTGCGCTGTGCGAGTTCCTGCCCCAGGCCGAGAACCGCGTCACCCTCGCCGAGCAGACCGACCGCCACGGCCTGCCCGTCGCGGAGTTCTCCTACACCCAGTGCGACAACGACAAGGCCCTGATGAGAGCCGCGCAGTCGGTCATGGAGGACCTTCTGCACGCCGCCGGGGCCAGCGAGGTCATGACCATCGACCGCGCCGCGCACCTGGTCGGTGGAGCCCGCATGGCCAACGACGAGCACCACGGCGTCGTCGACGCCAGCTGCCGCAGCTTCGCCGTGGACAACCTCTACATCACCGACGGCAGCGTCCTGCCCACCCAGGGCAGCGCCAACCCTGCCCTGACGATCATGGCCGTCGCCGCCCGCGCCGCCGACCTGCTCAGCAACCGACGGAGCGAGAGCTGA